The following DNA comes from Pseudophryne corroboree isolate aPseCor3 chromosome 8, aPseCor3.hap2, whole genome shotgun sequence.
gaacgcagggcgtgtttgtgacgtcaaaacaggaactgaacagtctgaagtcatcgcaagggctgagtaggtctgaaactgcacagaattattttgtagccgctctgcgatcctttcgttcacacttctgctaagctaaaatacacgcccagtgggaggcggcatagtgttagcacggctgctaaaaacagctagcgagcgaacaacttggaatgacccccagtgtgcagaGTGCTTTAATATTATCGCTGTACGATAATTCAGCCCAAAAACGGTTAGAAAATCGTACTTTTTGAGCCGTGTTGCTAAATAGGCCCCTAAGGCGAGCCCCCTATATTCTTATGTATTTGTTGTGGTGTACTACTAAATACTCCTATACGCATATGTGTATGTTTGTTAGCTTCTGCCTCCTTGCCTGAGGGAACTTAGCTCCCATCACTTTGTCAGGTAAAGGGTTTGCATGTTCTATTAATGATCCTTATTTGTGCATTTACTAGTTATCCAAAGGCCGGGGTGAGAAGATAATCTCCCTCATTTCCtgtgtttacccccccccccccccccccagtgggccAGGCATGGTGATGAAGCCTATTGTGAGCGGTACAACATGGCTTCTGTCTTCCATGGACCCCGCTGTGTTTGAAGTTGGGCCTGTGACAAACGCATTGTTCTATTCAGGTGCCCTGAGGGGAGCTTTGTCTTTGTTCTATACAGGAACACACAGAGACATTCTTTACATGTGGCTAAAAGTAGCCCCGAGTCTTGGATTTCTCTGCAGAAGACCGGTCCGACCGGTTTATCCAGGGATCGTATTCCTGAGTGGATTGTAGATTCACAACTCATAGCCTCGGGGATGTTGTCTGAGGAAGGCTACACCTTAAAGTGACAGCTGCGGCAGCTTGGCATGTCGGTGGAATGCTCCTGTGACATGTTCAAGGGCTGCGAGAACTTGCCCGTAAAGGTGGGGTTAGTCAGTGTTACACATTACACGCCTTCCAGTCTCAAAACACACAATCTTCTCCTATTAGGGATATCTCTTAATTACACCTCATGAAACATAAATAGCACCTTCATCTGCTGACAGATTGACTGAACACATCCTAAAGGATGGAAATCTTATTGTATTAGATGAGGAGAGGAACCTAGTACTCTGGGCAGCCTAGGTGGGCAGCGTTATGGGCCCATCTCAGGCCTGCAAGGAGTGTGGGAGAATAGGAGAGCCGGAGGAGAATACACAGCGCAGCCCACTTCTGCCACCATTTGCCCTGCACACTCTACTGCCACTGGCCCCCCTGTACCTTTGAGGGATCAAATGGAGAATGGGCTCATTTGCCCATCCCAAATTCCTTCCTGCCTTGGCTCAGAAGCTGCCCAGCGGCTGAGCCCCTTATTTGCCTTCGGTTCCTTTGTCCGTTAGCTATAGAGTGCATTAAAATGTGGATTGTCTCCTGGACACACATGTGTGTGAGGGGGAGGTATATTCATTTAGAACATTTAATAAGGAAcggtggcatagtggttagcattactgcctcacagtgctgAGGTCAAGACTTCATTAACCAATCAACCCCCAttggtttggagtttgtatgttctctagtGGTTTTCTCCGGGTGCTACAGTTTCCTCCCTTATTCCAAAAACATTCTAGTAGATTAGTTGAATTCTGACTAAATGAATCCTTATACTCTCAGCTCCAGTGTTGCGGGGACTGACATGAATGACATATATTAGCTGTACAGCGTCGGGTAAAAGGATGGGGTTATagaaataactgttaataataatctCTGCAACAATTTTAAAAAACAGTTTCCACTTCCTGGTGACAGGTCCATGTGAAGAGATTCTACAGCAGTGATGGGCAATAGGTGATCCAAGGGCCACATGCAGCCTGCAGGGCTTTCACCTGCCCCCTCCTGCTTACAACTGATTGGTCCTTTTAactgctctatgggggtaattccaagttgatcgcagcaggatttttgatagcaattgggcaaaaccatgtgcactgcaggggaggcagatataacatgtgcagaaagagttagatttgggtgggttattttatttctgtgcagggtaaatactggctgctttatttttacactgcaaattagattgcagattgaacacaccccacccaaatctaaccctctcttcacatgttatatctgcctcccctgcagtgtacatggttttgcccaattgctaacaaaaatcctgctacgatcaacttggaattaccccctatgtcccatCTGGGGCCCCGACTCTTACTCTCTCCATATTGCCCCACAGGACCTCATCTGGGCTCCAGCTCTTACTCTCTCCATATTGCCCCACCAAACCTCATCTGGGCTCCAGCTCTTACTCTCTCCATATTGCCCCACCAGACCTCATCTGGGCCCCAGCCCTTACTCTCCGCATATTGCCCCATCTGACCTCATCTGGGCCCCAGCTCTTACTCTCTCCATATTGCCCCGCCAGACCTCATCTGGAGCCCCAGCTCTTACTCTCTCCATGTTGCCCCACCAGACCTCATCTGGGCCCCAGCTCTTACTCTCTGCATATTGCCCCGCCAGACCTCATCTGGGCCCCAGCTCTTACTCTCTGCATATTGCCCCACCAGACCTCATCTGGAGCCCCAGCTCTTACTCTCTCCATGTTGCCCCACCAGACCTCATCTGGGCCCCAGCTCTTACTCTCTGCATATTGCCCCACCAGACCTCATCTGGTCCCCAGCTCTTACTCTCTGCATATTGCCCCACCGGACCTTATCTGGGCCTCAGCTCTTACTCTCTGCATATTGCCCCACCAGACCTCATCTGGGCCCCAGCTCTTACTCTCTGCATATTGCCCCACCAGACCTCATCTGGGGCCCCAGCTCTTACTTTCTGCATATTGCCCCACCAGACCTCATCTGGAGCCCCAGCTCTTACTCTCTCCATGTTGCCCCACCAGACCTCATCTGGGCCCCAGCTCTTACTCTCTGCATATTGCCCCACCAGACCTCATCTGGTCCCCAGCTCTTACTCTCTGCATATTGCCCCACGGACCTTATCTGGGCCTCAGCTCTTACTCTCTGCATATTGCCCCACCAGACCTCATCTGGGCCTCAGCTCTTACTCTCTGCATAGTGCCCCACCATACCTCATCTGGGCCCCAGCTCTTACTCTCTCCATATTGCCCCACAGGACCTCATCTGGGCCCCAGCTCTTACTCTCTCCATATTGCCCCACCGGACCTTATCTGGGCCCCAGCTCTTACTCTCTCCATATTGCCCCACCAAACCTCATCTGGGGCTCCAGCTCCTACTCTCTCCATATTGCCCCACAAGACCTTATCTGGGCACCAGCTCTTACTCTCTGCATATTGCCCCACCAGACCTCATCTGGGCCCCAGCTCTTACTCTCTGCATATTGTTCCACTGAACCACATCTGGGGCCCCAGCTCTTACTCTCCAGACCTCGTCTGGGGCCACAGCGCTTACTCTCTATATATTGCCCCACCAGACCTCATCTGGGCCCCAGCTCTTACTCTCTGCATATTGCCCCACCAGACCTCATCTGGGCCCCAGCTCTTACTCTCTCCATATTGCCCCACCAGACCTCATCTGGGCCCCAGCTCTTACTCTCTCCATATTTCCCCACAGGACCTCATCTGGGCCCCAGCTCTTACTCTCTCCATATTTCCCCACCAGACCTCATCTGGGCCCCAGCTCTTAATCTCTCCATATTGCCCCACAGGACCTCATCTGGGCCCCAGCTCTTACTCTCTCCATATTGCCCCACCAAACCTCATCTGGGGCTCCAGCTCTTACTCTCTGCATATTGCTCCACCAGACCTCATCTGGGGCCCCAGCTCTTACTCTCTCCATATTGCCCCACCAGACCTCATCTGGGCCCCAGCTCTTACTCTCTGCATATTGCCCCACCAGACCTCATCTGGGCCCCAGCTCTTACTCTCTGCATATTGCCCCACTAGACCTCATTTGGGCCCCAGCTCTTACTCTCTCCATATTGTTCCACTGAACCACATCTGGGACCCCAGCTCTTACTCTTCAGACCTCATCTGGGACCCCAGCTCTTACTCTCTGCATATTGCCCCATCGGACCTCATCTGCGCCCCAGCTCTTACTCTCTGCATATTGTTCCACTGAACCACATCTGGGGCCCCAGGTCTTACTCTCCGGACCTTATCTGGGGCCCCAGCTCTTACTCTCTGCATATTGCCCCACCGGACCTCATCTGGGGCCCCAGTCTTATTAAATAAGGAAGCTGATGGAAGCTTTAGGACAAGTGGGAGACACCAGAGACTATGGCCTGTAAATTGCTTGTGGGAGTGAATGAGGTGAGTAGACCCTGTTAGGGGTCTGAGGGGTGTTTTGGGGTGACCAGGCTGAGGGTATGTGTGGGTGTTTTGGAGCGCATGCGGGATCTATTGTAAATGGTGTCTGCTTCTTAGTTAAATACATTATATTAACCTATTAATCAGATAAACGATAATTCAGACTTGACAGTTAGAGGGTCACACGTGTGGCCCATGAAGTTTATCAGGTCGCCCACTGCGGTAATACAGCCCCTTACGTGTCACACAAAAATACATTTTATTAGTAATCAAATTAAGGGGGTATTTATTAAACACTTACTGTAcatacaaagggggagatgtatcaatcctcagagagagataaaatagagaactaacccaaagcaaccaatcagtttgtgtcatttatctagcacagtctttgaaatgagagttagaaactgattggttggtttTTGCATttactccattttatctctctctccaaggcttgatacacctcccccctaAGGAAACCTTTACATATATATAATGGTATACGGTAATAATGAGACTGAGAATCCCCTTCGCCCCTGCAATCAGTAGGTACCAGCTTGGCAGTTACCGTCTTCAGGGAATGAAAATACAATGCCACATAAAATCTGTGCCCATATTTCTCGTGGGTGGGTGTAGAAAGACTTGTGGTTTTGTCTGTGAATAGGATGTGTATAAATGAAAGTAAATCAGGGCTTTGTGTTTCCACAATCTGTCTCTTCTTCTTCTGTCTTCTACTCTAAAGGCAAAACCTGGAGCGTTCGCCATCACTGGGGAGCACAAGATGGCCGCCCTGTCACTGACGGGTCTATTTATTAAGATCCGGCGATAGGAGTTCTACCATCACGAACGTATAGCAGCATAAACGGTTACCGTGGCAGCTGAGCAATACTGTCTGGGAGCCAATAGCCCGGTCCAGTTACCGGGCACAGGAGTCTGTGTGAACTGGCCAAATCCTTACACAGAGAGGGAGAATACTGGTGTTATACACCCTATAATAAATAGTAATACGATGTGAGGAAACCGCAGCTTAGTGCAAATACAGTAACGAGCCATTATATAATCACAGCCCAATACATCTATAAACTAAATTCATTTACTCTCAGCCAGGGGAAAAAATCCCTTTGTCCCAGTCAATTACCAAACCGATGATAAATACCATGTTAAGCAGATTATGCAAAGTGATAATTTTATACGTGATTGAGAGTGGGCATATTGTTATATAAGTCATAGCAGAGTTGGTGGTTCATCTGACATCTTATTGGCCCCCAGCTAATGCCGAATAATAACCACAGGGTCTGTCTATCTTATATCTCTTGAGCAGCCTTGTGTGATATAGGAGGGCGTAGGGGTTATGTAATGATTATGTAACATTCTTGTACAGAGGGAAGCAATCTGTGGTGCTCCagtctgctgtggaactacaagtgacATAATGCCTATACCTTATTTATTAGGTGCTGCTGTGAAGTTGTGTTTGTTCTACACCTGAACTCCATGAAGATGCATCTAAACAGGCAATTACGTACCTGAATTATTTTACTATCatttatttttattaccagttatttatatggcgcatACATAttctacagcgctgtacagagattagtcattcacatcggtccctgccgcagcggtgcttgcaatctatattccctttaACAtggacacactagggttcattttgtcagtTGTCAATCaagagtatgtttttggattgtgggagcaaaCCCACAGAAACACAgagagcacatacaaactccacaccttgGTAGGAACTGAAACAGAGACCTCACCGATGGGAGGCAGGAATACTACCCACTATGCCAACTGTGCTACACTTGGAACATTCAGGGGTTTAAAGGGCCATTACATGTAAAATGTATACATTATAAAAAAGCATACGTATTTTATAGTCAATGTTTAATTGACCAATACAAGGGTCTTTATATCTGAGAGACCGCTTTTTGCTTGCTGTGCTCAGTATTCTACCATTTGCGGGTGATCTGGATAATAAGGGTCACTTTTCTATTAGGATCCGAAGGATTATGGTGGTCATGCAGACCCAGCCGCATCAGCGGCCAGCAGCTGCACGgctacacacattgcggtcgcattccCAGCCTCAATGTGAGTGACAGCGGCAGGTGTTTGCGGGGTGGCGGCGGGGGCAACCGCGACTGTTtttaggggtggctgcgtgacgtcacaagcagctgctccgataaaaaaaaatggcggcggaacgcctgacagcgcagccggtCTGCGCTGCTAGGGGTCAACCTTTCCTTGTCCACAAAGACATATAACAGTATATTGTGCTGAATGCTACAATAAAATGCTTATCAATAGGAAATATGTTGCCTTTAAAGGATCACTTAACCTAAATCACAagttattgtaatatatatatatatatatatacacacacacagtggcaaacacaggatttgcatgggggcggttccagaactgggtggagcatagtaaacatgcatacacacatatatatatatatatatatatatatatatatatatatacacacatacacacagtacacgtatatatatacacatgtatatatatcgtgtgtgtgtgtgtgtgtgtgtgtgtatatgtatgtatatacatgtgtatatatgtatgcacatgtatatatatgtactataattaaaataaagtaaacttttattaagcacttacaagtgccaccaggaagacagcaggctgcagaagaCACTAGATtgccattaataatactcggctcgctaaatgcagcaaaaaataaataaatatatatatatatatatatatatatatatatatattattattattatttttggtggaggggggtttctgtatgcccggaaaccccccctgcgtgcgccactgatatATAACATATGTCTTTTATGAATGCCGGGTGCCGCCTGTATGTCATTTATGAATTGGAGTCCTGCTATGGGTTTCTAAGGAGAGGTACCGGAATAGTTCTAATTGGGAGTGCAGCTTCATTGCTCAGACTGTCTATATATTTGTAGCTCGTCTATATAagccgggtgtggtatggtatgcctgcggccgggctcccggcgaccagcataccggcgccggaaacccggccgccggcatactgacagcgtggcgagcgcaaatgagccccttgcgggcttgctgcgcttgccactctgcgggcacggtggtgtgctacgcgcgccatgctatttattctccctccaggggggtcgtggacccccacgagggagaaaaagtgtcggtatgccggctgtcagtatacaggcgccgggatcccgacagtcggcaacctgaagaccacccatataggcctgctcttttatttttcataacCACTCAAAAAGTTAATGTAACTCCTTGGTGACTTTGTCGTCCTATTATCAGTCTATTGATTTAAAAAGAGATTTGGGAGGTGTGTAAAACAAAATCCGGTTTTATTAAGACATCTGTATCTGTATACAATTATCCAATATACAAACATTATACGTAAACCAGATAACTTCCACTACCCCAGAGAGTAAGCTTGCACCCAGATTCTTCAGGCTTCCAAAAAGAaatatcaataaatatatattacagAGTGAAAGAGTCTATAGGCTCCAGTCTCTTGGCAGCGCCAAGGCTCCGTCTCGGAGCTAGTGTTGGGTTGCCGAATCAGCTGCTGCTCGGATTAAGAGCCACCTAGACCCAAGGGCTTTGGAGAAATGTTCTTCTACGGAGTTGCGGGCAGACTGCTGTGGTGGGGGGCAGTGGATGCTTGGCTGGGGGCTGTAAGATTTAAGGCTCCTTTTGAAATGTTCCTCTACATCGGAACAGGTTGTAGACGACCCTAAAAATAAAACCAAACCAATATTAAAAACACAGCACTCAATGCATCTAAGGAAGTGGTCATCTCTAGCAGGGGCCACTCTGGTCACTATATTTTGGCAAggacatagggggagatttatcaaatcttggagagagataaagtacccaaaAATCACCCCTtagtcatctttcaaacacagcctgtaacatgacacttaggagctgattggttggtactttatctctccaagctttgataaatctccggcATAGAACTAGAACACAACCCTAGTTATTGCATGGTGCACGTTAATTATGACTTACGTTGGACTTCAGAGTGCCGCAGAAGATTGGTGGTCTCTGTAGTTGGGGAAGTCGTTGACTTAGGCCTGGAGATGCAGGTGATTACAGAAGGTCTCATCTGAAATTGGATAAGATAGGGGGTCAGGCTGGGTGACAGTGGTGCATGGAACTTGGTGTCCACAGGTTTGGACAAAGAtggaccaagaaaaaaaaaaacagacatggAAACATGAAGCTGTAGGCCATTCGTGGCTAGTCAGTAGATGGTCTAGAACTCACCTGTTGTAGCATTGCTGAGGACATTGGTGGAGGTCTGCTGGTCTTCTCCAACCTCTTCACCAAAGCCAGTGGCTGATCTTCATTCTGCTGCGTCTCGTTTCTTTCCAAGGGGTTCCGTTCAGGCATCAGCCTCTTCAGAACATGTTCCAAGGTTATATGAGGACCAAAGGCTGTAGGATTGCTGGACTTCTGTCGTGTGGCACACTTCTGGTGTATTGGGGATGTGGAGGTCTTTTCCCTGCAACAAAACAATGAATTCCTGTTAGGATAGGTACACAATGTTAAGTGTGCACAGCAgacatgatactggtgtatatgtcTCATTGGAGCTACAATTTATTTCATAAACTGAGTATTTAAGGACTATACATGTTTGTAATAAGGTCAAGTCAGAGATGGAGACCTACAAGACAGCAGAATAAACTCATCATTTGCACAATTCTAGTGGAAATAAAGATGATATTGCAGCTGTGCAATGGAAGGCTGCTGTGCAAAATATATACAGGCAGCACACTTAAGTAACAAAGCTGTGCTCAAGCAGGACACATGCGTGATAGAATATACACTAGAACGGGGCTTACCTCCTCTGGAAGCTGGAAGGACAACATCTCTttggagaagacactgtttctgggCTGAGTTTGCGCTTAATGGGGTACACCGGTATTCCGTGGTTTGTCAGCGGCCGCAGCCTATCTGCGTTCCGTGCGCTGTGCTGCCCTGTAATGGAATATAGATTATGCTTTTGTAATAACACTGCAGCTAGTGATACAGATGGTGCACTATGGCATTTGCACAATAAACATCTAAAAAGGGTCTTGAATCTGCTATCACACTATATTGCAAATATCTGTTTTGGGGACTGTCCTCCTCCCTTCCCTTTCTGTCCTCCTCCCTTCCCTACCATAATATATTAAGGTTTAAAGAATGCATATTCAAGGGTTTAATAAATAGAACGCTAGACAGCCTATAGGTATAGCAAAGGTTTTTATTAATACAAATCTGCACAAATCTACAGGGCTATGCACATTTACAAGGCTCAGCCATTAGACAGGCTTTTATTATTTAATGCTAATAATACAGTAGTTATGCTAAAGAGATATACAAGGAATGCTGCAGCCTCTATTACAGAGCTACAGGGACACAATATATAACCACATACATATCCTTTAAACAGTTCCATCATGATCAATAGTAGCAGGCAGCACTTACCTTCCAGAATGTATACTTTGAAACCACTGGATATCCCCATAGTGTACTGTAGGCTGGACACTGCCATAATTGCTCGCTCTGTAAGTCAGTCTGTGGTGAGAATTATTCCACATTATGCTATACGGTTCTGGTTTTATATTTACCTGGCTGGGAGAGCAGCCTATGAGAAGCGAGCTCATacctagctcctccccctcctcctcacctggCTGATTACCTTTCAGTGCAttctttactcccccccccccccccagcccccgagCCCACTGCATCTCCTTACCTGTGTGTTGTCATCACCTACTGTGAGTGCTCTTTGTATTTACCTCCCTGCTCACTCGCAGATGAATTGCAGAGGAGAATTGTCCTATGGTTTGTGAGTTAACATACTGTAACGCAATAAAGTGACTTTAACCATTACACTGGAAGCATTGCACATAAGATCTCCGTTTGCCGGACCCTGACAATATTGGCAATTTAATATAAAATCAATCCACGTCCATCTTTTATTCCTGCTGACGTTTATTTATTATATACATGTAATACATCAGTATGTACAGTAAAAGGAATATTAGTACGTATAGGGTAAAGCAGGCATGAGGTTGAAAAGAAATGGCTTGCAACTCCCTTGGCCTATTACTCTTTTGATGAATGGTACTGTAAGTGTTTCCCGGCTGCGCACACTACCGTTCAACCTTTCGCCCCTTTTACTGCGCATCTCTACGGGTTGTGAGGTAGAATGTGAAAAGATGTTGGTTGCGGAACGCCTTAACCCTACCGTTTCCGCGACAGTACGCACAAAACGCTTGTGAGGGGATTCCTGatcgaacaatgggggtcattccgagttgttcgctcgcaagctgcttttagcagctttgcacacgctaagccgccgcctactgggagtgaatcttagcttatcaaaattgcgaacgaaagattcgcaatattgcgataagacatctctgtgcagtttctgagtagctcgagacttactctgccagtgcgatcagttcagtgcttgtcgttcctggtttgacgtcacaaacacacccagcgttcgcccagacattcctccgtttctccagccactcccgcttttttcccagaaacggtagcgttttttcacacactcccataaaacggccagtttccgcccagaaacacccacttcctgtcaatcacattacgatcaccagaacgaagaaaaaacctcgtaatgccgtgagtaaaatacctacctgcatagcaaatttacttggcgcagtcgcactgcggacattgcgcatgcgcattagcgactaatcgctcccttgcgagaaaaaaataacgagcgaacaactcggaatgacccccaatgacaacTTTTGCAACATAAAACGGTGGAGCTTGGGGCAATATAATGACACGATTCGCACTTCACAAATTCTGGAGGCTCCCGGACTTTCTGTGGTGGGAGGCAAGTATAGCTAAGGTGCCTCAGTAGTCTACACagtggcggcagccattttgtgggttgaAACAGTATTCGGCCTATCACTTCACCAGGAACTCGAGATCTCTGAGGCGTGAGGGGCAAAGGTTTGCGTTGTGCTTCTCTTAATTCCCCAGTAGATTGGGCGAAAGCACTATttccagaattttttttatttttcgcaGTTATAATCGTTTTTCTCAGGCCCCTCCCCCTACTGTACATTCATAGCGGGCACCAGCAGCGAGAATTTGGTTACTTATCAAATATTGGCGCACGGCCTATTTATCAAGTATTGCAGAGGAACATTTATTATCTCTCAGCTGTCACTGTGATATAGC
Coding sequences within:
- the LOC134947438 gene encoding transcription cofactor vestigial-like protein 4, with the protein product MAVSSLQYTMGISSGFKVYILEGQHSARNADRLRPLTNHGIPVYPIKRKLSPETVSSPKRCCPSSFQRREKTSTSPIHQKCATRQKSSNPTAFGPHITLEHVLKRLMPERNPLERNETQQNEDQPLALVKRLEKTSRPPPMSSAMLQQMRPSVITCISRPKSTTSPTTETTNLLRHSEVQRSSTTCSDVEEHFKRSLKSYSPQPSIHCPPPQQSARNSVEEHFSKALGSRWLLIRAAADSATQH